A genomic segment from Phragmites australis chromosome 6, lpPhrAust1.1, whole genome shotgun sequence encodes:
- the LOC133920410 gene encoding protein NRT1/ PTR FAMILY 8.3-like has product MDAGDAMERGERAPLLPESHGAKIQEDSLQVPFLKDKKHTGNKAPAVVLGFECLESTAFNGISTNLVVYLETVLHGSNLASASNVTTWYGTSYLTPIFGAIIADTFWGNYNTILVSLAIYLLGMMLVTFSAFLPAATVLGGTSVFGAQTIAFLGLYLVAVGSGGVRSSLLPFGAEQFDDDNAADRERKASFFSLFYLCIDFGPIVSGIFIVWIQENVSWGLGFGISTACIALAFGAFVLATPMYKRRMPTGTPLKSLCQVVVAACRKIGHRVPTDAGMLHEVSDKVDSQSKIAHTSEFTFLDKAAIISESDLEEISEEVGSSWKLCTVTQVEELKILFRLLPIWTTSIIVSAAYSQMNTTFIQQGSAMDMSILSVPVPAASMGSFEVVCVLTWVVLYSKVIVPVLRGFSSSGGGEPSQLQRMGAGRLLMALTMAVAALVEMKRLDSAARGEASGIAWQIPQYFFLAGAEVFCYIAQLEFFYAEAPDTMKSTCTSLALLTIALGSYMSSLIYAVVAAFTATADSPGWISDDLNQGHLDYFFWTMAAMCTLNFVVYSAFAKNYKLKTVVS; this is encoded by the exons ATGGACGCTGGGGACGCCATGGAGAGGGGCGAGCGCGCGCCGCTGCTGCCCGAG AGTCACGGGGCAAAGATTCAAGAAGATAGCCTGCAAGTGCCTTTTCTCAAGGATAAAAAACACACTGGCAACAAGGCACCAGCGGTTGTTCTTG GGTTCGAGTGTCTGGAGAGCACAGCGTTCAATGGCATCTCGACGAACCTGGTGGTGTACTTGGAGACCGTCCTCCATGGCAGCAACCTGGCCAGCGCGTCCAACGTCACGACCTGGTACGGCACGAGTTACCTTACCCCGATCTTCGGCGCCATCATCGCCGACACCTTCTGGGGCAactacaacaccatcctcgtCTCCCTAGCCATCTACCTTCTC GGGATGATGCTGGTGACCTTCTCGGCGTTCCTGCCGGCGGCCACGGTGCTCGGCGGCACATCGGTGTTCGGCGCGCAGACCATCGCGTTCCTCGGGCTGTACCTCGTGGCGGTCGGGAGCGGCGGGGTGCGGTCGTCGCTGCTGCCGTTCGGCGCGGAGCAGTTCGACGACGACAACGCGGCGGACCGGGAGAGGAAGGCGTCCTTCTTCAGCTTGTTCTACCTCTGCATCGACTTCGGCCCGATCGTTTCCGGCATCTTCATCGTGTGGATCCAGGAGAACGTCAGCTGGGGCCTCGGCTTCGGCATCTCCACCGCCTGCATCGCGCTCGCCTTCGGCGCCTTCGTGCTTGCAACGCCCATGTACAAGCGTCGTATGCCGACTGGCACGCCGCTCAAGAGCCTGTGTCAGGTCGTCGTCGCCGCCTGCAGGAAAATCGGCCACAGGGTGCCCACCGACGCCGGCATGCTCCACGAGGTCAGCGACAAGGTCGACTCCCAGTCCAAGATCGCGCACACCAGCGAGTTCACCTTCCTTGACAAGGCGGCGATCATCTCGGAGTCGGACTTGGAGGAGATATCGGAGGAGGTGGGCTCGTCGTGGAAGCTCTGCACCGTGACGCAGGTGGAGGAGCTCAAGATCCTGTTCCGTCTGCTGCCCATCTGGACGACCAGCATCATCGTCTCCGCGGCGTACTCGCAGATGAACACCACCTTCATCCAGCAGGGCAGCGCAATGGACATGTCCATCCTGTCGGTGCCCGTACCGGCGGCGTCGATGGGCTCGTTCGAGGTGGTCTGCGTCCTGACATGGGTGGTGCTCTACAGCAAGGTGATCGTACCGGTGCTGAGGGGCTTCTCCTcttccggcggcggcgagccgtCGCAGCTGCAACGCATGGGCGCCGGGCGGCTCCTCATGGCTCTCACGATGGCGGTCGCGGCGCTCGTGGAGATGAAGCGTCTGGATAGCGCGGCGCGCGGCGAGGCGAGTGGCATCGCGTGGCAGATCCCGCAGTACTTCTTCCTGGCCGGCGCGGAGGTGTTCTGCTACATCGCGCAGCTGGAGTTCTTCTACGCCGAGGCGCCGGACACCATGAAGAGCACGTGCACGTCGCTCGCGCTACTCACCATCGCGCTGGGCAGCTACATGAGCTCGCTCATCTACGCCGTTGTGGCGGCATTCACGGCCACGGCCGACAGCCCCGGGTGGATCTCCGACGACCTCAACCAGGGCCACCTCGACTACTTCTTCTGGACCATGGCCGCCATGTGCACGCTCAACTTCGTTGTGTACAGCGCGTTCGCTAAGaactacaagctcaagacgGTCGTCTCGTGA